A portion of the Krasilnikovia cinnamomea genome contains these proteins:
- a CDS encoding FmdB family zinc ribbon protein yields MPRYDYRCRSCGDTFEVTRPMREASAPTTCPQGHTDTVKLLSTVAVTGRGGAPSAPAGGGGCCGGGGCC; encoded by the coding sequence ATGCCGCGCTACGACTACCGCTGCCGCTCCTGCGGTGACACGTTCGAGGTGACCCGCCCGATGCGGGAGGCGTCCGCCCCGACCACCTGCCCCCAGGGCCACACCGACACGGTGAAGCTGCTGTCCACGGTTGCCGTGACCGGGCGCGGTGGCGCCCCTTCGGCGCCAGCCGGTGGCGGGGGCTGCTGCGGTGGCGGCGGCTGCTGCTGA
- a CDS encoding adenylate/guanylate cyclase domain-containing protein — translation MSGRTELPSGLVTFMFTDIEGSTRLARMLAEAYGAVLHAHREVIRAVLHDFGGAELFTEGDSFFVAFGNAAVAVTACVAMQRALAAHGWPGPDVMPRVRIGLHTGRATPVGGEYTSAEVHRAARVAAAAHGGQVLCSEATVRAATAQPPAGAAPHPMEGVDLLDLGLYHLRGFDDPERIFQVAAPGLERSFPRPRTPGAARHNLPAPLTTFVGRRAELAELTALVGKHRLVTVVGGGGAGKSRLALAAAEQLLPGYPDGVWVVDVAAGTDDLPVAVARALGVRAEPDRRLIETIVDRCAHRRLLLLVDTCDAAPAAVRSAVRHLLAGCPGLRVLATGRQPVGVHGELAWRIPPLAPADAFTLLGERAAAARGGQRVPPREDADLVRVASRLEGLPLALELAAQRLQLLSAAQLASRLDDPLTALDAGREDTAGVIGADCRISEAAERHNSLTRTVDWSYRRLGERAARLLERLAVFAGPVELAAVEWCDDEALGALSELTTASLIEVVPGPRYRMPEQVRGYAMRRLVAAGEERAVRERHVGWALHVLDAMAVDADGEPRTVSLTELAPYVGEWQAALRWVVGNGSVRAGLRLAAALDPWWREYGGARDGRDLLFRLYGRLSEEDVTPAELAGVYLVHAGLAEDPDEQTRFLHRAELVAHTADLPVLVLAAMVGRRVNLLRDKRFADAERLCREVIAHAERCHVAGAALPAVLTLAELLWRRGSLDEAAELLGAARQAEAGRPGDRGRRTVDWLLGMVALRRGDLVAAHDHLVVALRSRLRHGFRGAAADAVAAIAVRCALGGDAATAAVLFGGAESVRGERRAEVFGGFWSAQQAGVRATLGDGAFDAAYADGAQLGFDRIVAMALAVEHPDLEQGSARFAPTLH, via the coding sequence GTGTCGGGACGGACCGAGCTGCCAAGCGGGCTGGTGACCTTCATGTTCACCGACATCGAGGGCTCGACCCGGCTCGCGCGGATGCTCGCGGAGGCATACGGGGCCGTCCTCCATGCGCACCGCGAGGTGATCCGGGCGGTGCTGCACGACTTCGGGGGCGCGGAGCTTTTCACGGAGGGTGACTCGTTCTTCGTGGCCTTCGGCAACGCCGCGGTGGCCGTGACGGCGTGCGTCGCGATGCAGCGGGCGCTGGCCGCGCACGGCTGGCCCGGCCCCGACGTGATGCCCCGGGTGCGTATCGGACTGCACACGGGCCGGGCCACTCCGGTCGGTGGCGAGTACACCAGCGCCGAGGTGCACCGTGCCGCCCGGGTCGCCGCGGCCGCGCACGGCGGCCAGGTGCTCTGCTCGGAGGCGACCGTCCGCGCCGCGACCGCCCAGCCCCCGGCCGGTGCGGCGCCGCACCCGATGGAGGGCGTCGACCTGCTGGACCTGGGTCTGTATCACCTGCGCGGTTTCGACGACCCGGAGCGGATCTTCCAGGTCGCGGCGCCCGGACTGGAACGCAGCTTCCCCCGCCCGCGCACCCCGGGAGCGGCGCGCCACAACCTGCCCGCGCCGCTGACCACGTTCGTCGGGCGGCGTGCGGAGCTGGCCGAGCTCACCGCCCTGGTCGGCAAGCATCGCCTGGTCACGGTCGTCGGTGGCGGTGGTGCCGGCAAGTCGCGGCTGGCGCTGGCAGCCGCCGAACAACTGCTGCCGGGGTATCCGGACGGCGTCTGGGTGGTCGACGTCGCCGCCGGCACCGATGACCTGCCGGTGGCGGTGGCCCGCGCGCTGGGGGTACGCGCCGAGCCGGACCGGCGTCTCATCGAGACGATCGTGGACCGCTGCGCCCACCGCCGCCTGCTGCTGCTGGTGGACACCTGCGACGCGGCTCCCGCCGCGGTCCGGTCGGCCGTACGTCATCTGCTGGCCGGCTGCCCCGGGCTCCGGGTGCTCGCGACCGGCCGTCAGCCCGTCGGCGTCCACGGTGAACTGGCCTGGCGGATCCCGCCGCTGGCCCCGGCCGACGCCTTCACCCTGCTCGGTGAGCGCGCCGCGGCGGCGCGCGGCGGCCAGCGGGTGCCGCCGCGCGAGGACGCGGATCTGGTCCGGGTCGCGTCCCGGCTGGAAGGGCTTCCCCTTGCCCTGGAACTGGCCGCGCAGCGGCTCCAGTTGCTGTCGGCGGCGCAGCTGGCCAGCCGGCTGGACGACCCGCTGACCGCCCTGGACGCGGGCCGCGAGGACACCGCTGGCGTCATCGGAGCCGACTGCCGGATCAGTGAGGCGGCCGAGCGCCACAACAGCCTGACCCGGACCGTGGACTGGTCGTACCGCCGGCTGGGGGAGCGGGCCGCCCGCCTGCTGGAGCGGCTGGCGGTCTTCGCCGGGCCGGTCGAACTGGCGGCGGTCGAGTGGTGCGACGACGAGGCGCTCGGCGCGCTGTCGGAACTGACCACCGCGTCCCTGATCGAGGTGGTGCCGGGCCCGCGCTACCGGATGCCCGAGCAGGTCCGGGGGTACGCGATGCGCAGGCTCGTGGCCGCGGGCGAGGAGCGGGCGGTGCGGGAGCGGCACGTCGGCTGGGCGTTGCACGTCCTCGACGCGATGGCGGTCGACGCCGACGGCGAGCCGCGCACGGTGTCCCTGACGGAGCTGGCCCCGTACGTGGGGGAGTGGCAGGCGGCGCTGCGCTGGGTGGTCGGCAACGGCAGCGTCCGGGCCGGGCTGCGCCTGGCCGCCGCCCTCGACCCCTGGTGGCGGGAGTACGGCGGCGCCCGCGACGGCCGGGATCTGCTGTTCCGCCTGTACGGTCGGCTGTCCGAGGAGGATGTGACCCCCGCCGAGCTGGCCGGGGTGTACCTGGTGCACGCCGGCCTCGCCGAGGACCCGGACGAGCAGACCCGTTTCCTGCACCGGGCCGAGTTGGTCGCCCACACCGCCGACCTGCCGGTGCTGGTCCTCGCGGCGATGGTCGGCCGGCGGGTGAACCTGCTGCGGGACAAGCGTTTCGCCGACGCGGAGCGGCTGTGCCGGGAGGTGATCGCGCACGCCGAGCGGTGCCACGTGGCCGGGGCGGCATTGCCGGCCGTGCTGACCCTCGCCGAGTTGCTCTGGCGTAGAGGATCGCTGGACGAGGCCGCCGAGTTGCTCGGGGCCGCGCGCCAGGCCGAGGCGGGCCGGCCCGGCGACCGGGGCCGCCGTACCGTCGACTGGCTTCTGGGGATGGTGGCCCTGCGCCGGGGCGACCTGGTCGCCGCGCACGACCACCTCGTGGTCGCCCTGCGGTCGCGGCTGCGGCACGGCTTCCGGGGCGCGGCCGCGGACGCGGTCGCCGCGATCGCGGTCCGGTGTGCGCTCGGCGGCGACGCCGCTACGGCGGCGGTGCTGTTCGGGGGTGCCGAGTCGGTACGTGGCGAGCGGCGGGCCGAGGTGTTCGGCGGGTTCTGGTCGGCGCAGCAGGCGGGGGTGCGGGCGACGCTGGGCGACGGCGCGTTCGACGCGGCGTACGCCGACGGCGCGCAACTGGGCTTCGACCGGATCGTGGCGATGGCGCTGGCCGTGGAGCACCCGGACCTGGAGCAGGGCTCGGCCCGCTTCGCACCGACCCTGCACTGA
- a CDS encoding phospholipase has protein sequence MLRSARRTLVVALSSLALLVPAAAAHAAIPADKPAVLSSWTQTTTASTNAWNAARVDQGRWAEYHFDWSTDYCSSSPDNPLGFDFALACWHHDFGYRNYKAIGQFPANKDRVDSMFYADLKRKCATYSAALQPACYSLAWTYYQAVHIFGSLDAVQRADLERAAQLKAHAG, from the coding sequence ATGCTCCGGTCCGCCCGCCGTACCCTCGTCGTCGCCCTGTCGTCGCTGGCCCTGCTCGTCCCCGCCGCCGCCGCGCACGCCGCCATCCCCGCCGACAAGCCGGCCGTGCTCTCCTCCTGGACCCAAACGACCACCGCCAGCACCAACGCCTGGAACGCCGCCCGCGTCGACCAGGGACGCTGGGCCGAATACCACTTCGACTGGTCCACCGACTACTGCTCGTCGAGCCCCGACAACCCGCTCGGCTTCGACTTCGCCCTCGCCTGCTGGCACCACGACTTCGGCTACCGCAACTACAAGGCGATCGGACAGTTCCCGGCCAATAAGGACCGGGTCGACTCCATGTTCTACGCCGACCTCAAGCGCAAGTGCGCCACCTACAGCGCCGCGCTGCAGCCGGCCTGCTACAGCCTCGCCTGGACGTACTACCAGGCGGTGCACATCTTCGGTTCGCTCGACGCGGTGCAGCGCGCCGACCTCGAACGGGCGGCGCAGCTCAAGGCCCACGCGGGCTGA
- a CDS encoding potassium channel family protein, translating into MIHLPLVRQGPLRALSIRAAAALLLVLLTVGMVYADRDGYRDVNEDGLSLLDCFYYAVVSLSTTGYGDITPYTPHARLVNIMFITPARVLFLIILVGTTLEVLTEQYRKNLRVTRWRRKLKDHVIVCGYGTKGRSAVTALLENGLDKSRIVVVENRDVALRHAATDGLVAIEGNATRSSVLNEAHVKSCKAVIIATDTDEASVLISLTVRQLTGGQVRIIAAVREQENAALLKQSGAHHVIVSSSTAGRLLGLTTTAPPLIDVVEDLLTPGQGMALAMRAAERNEVGRKPRELDTLVVALIRRGKVVPLGGEAAVAIETGDMLVYIRSEDAPANGVVV; encoded by the coding sequence GTGATCCACCTTCCCCTGGTCCGGCAGGGGCCCTTGCGCGCGCTCAGCATCCGGGCGGCCGCGGCCCTGTTGCTTGTCCTGCTGACCGTCGGCATGGTCTACGCCGACCGCGACGGCTACCGCGACGTCAACGAGGACGGCCTCTCGCTGCTCGACTGCTTCTACTACGCGGTCGTATCGCTCTCCACGACCGGCTACGGCGACATCACGCCGTACACCCCGCACGCGCGGCTGGTGAACATCATGTTCATCACGCCCGCCCGGGTGCTGTTCCTGATCATCCTGGTCGGCACGACCCTCGAGGTCCTCACCGAGCAGTACCGGAAGAACCTTCGGGTCACCAGGTGGAGGCGCAAGTTGAAGGACCACGTCATCGTCTGCGGCTACGGCACCAAGGGACGTTCGGCCGTCACGGCCCTGCTCGAGAACGGCCTCGACAAGTCCCGCATCGTCGTCGTCGAGAACCGCGACGTCGCACTGCGCCACGCCGCCACGGACGGCCTCGTCGCCATCGAGGGCAACGCGACCCGCTCCTCAGTGCTCAACGAGGCCCACGTCAAGAGCTGCAAGGCGGTCATCATCGCCACGGACACCGACGAGGCGTCGGTGCTCATCTCCCTGACCGTGCGCCAGTTGACCGGCGGCCAGGTACGGATCATCGCCGCGGTCCGCGAGCAGGAGAACGCCGCCCTGCTCAAGCAGAGCGGCGCCCACCACGTCATCGTGTCGTCGTCCACCGCGGGCCGGCTGCTCGGCCTGACCACCACCGCGCCGCCGCTGATCGACGTCGTGGAGGACCTGCTCACCCCCGGTCAGGGCATGGCGCTGGCGATGCGTGCCGCGGAACGCAACGAGGTCGGCCGCAAGCCGCGCGAGCTGGACACGCTCGTGGTGGCGCTGATCCGGCGGGGCAAGGTGGTGCCGCTGGGCGGGGAGGCCGCCGTCGCGATCGAGACCGGCGACATGCTGGTCTACATCCGCAGCGAGGACGCCCCGGCCAACGGCGTCGTGGTCTGA
- a CDS encoding 2-oxoacid:ferredoxin oxidoreductase subunit beta: MASPTIPAGRTPLQLTAKDFKSDQEVRWCPGCGDYAILAAVQGFMPELGIARENIVFVSGIGCSSRFPYYMNTYGMHSIHGRAPAIATGLSSSRPDLSVWVVTGDGDALSIGGNHLIHALRRNVNLKILLFNNRIYGLTKGQYSPTSELGKITKSTPAGSADSPFNPLSLALGAEATFVARTIDSDRKHLQSVLRAAAEHKGSAFVEIYQNCNIFNDGAFELIKDPETRDDHLIRLEQGQPITFGSQGQFSVVHPAGGFGLQVRETAGLGDERPVVHDATVAEPAYAFALSRLSGSDLNTTPIGVFRAVERPSYDELLAKQLTDATAGSTGTPEQMLTDLLHSGDTWAIL; this comes from the coding sequence ATGGCTAGCCCAACCATCCCCGCGGGGCGTACCCCGCTGCAGCTCACCGCGAAGGACTTCAAGTCGGACCAGGAGGTCCGCTGGTGCCCGGGCTGCGGTGACTACGCGATCCTGGCCGCGGTGCAGGGCTTCATGCCCGAGCTGGGCATCGCCCGGGAGAACATCGTCTTCGTCTCGGGCATCGGCTGCTCGTCGCGCTTCCCGTACTACATGAACACGTACGGGATGCACTCGATCCACGGCCGCGCCCCCGCGATCGCGACCGGCCTGTCCTCCTCCCGCCCGGACCTGTCGGTGTGGGTGGTGACCGGCGACGGCGACGCGCTGTCGATCGGCGGCAACCACCTGATCCACGCACTGCGCCGCAACGTGAACCTGAAGATCCTGCTGTTCAACAACCGGATCTACGGCCTGACCAAGGGGCAGTACTCGCCCACCTCCGAGCTCGGCAAGATCACCAAGTCGACCCCGGCCGGGTCGGCGGACTCGCCGTTCAATCCGCTCTCGCTGGCGCTGGGCGCCGAGGCGACGTTCGTGGCCCGCACGATCGACTCCGACCGCAAGCACCTGCAGTCGGTGCTGCGGGCGGCGGCCGAGCACAAGGGCTCGGCGTTCGTGGAGATCTACCAGAACTGCAACATCTTCAACGACGGCGCGTTCGAGCTGATCAAGGATCCGGAGACCCGGGACGACCACCTGATCCGCCTGGAACAGGGTCAGCCGATCACGTTCGGCTCGCAGGGCCAGTTCTCCGTGGTGCATCCGGCGGGCGGCTTCGGGCTTCAGGTACGCGAGACCGCCGGGCTGGGCGACGAGCGGCCCGTGGTGCACGACGCGACCGTGGCCGAGCCCGCGTACGCGTTCGCGCTGTCCCGGCTGTCCGGCTCCGACCTGAACACCACGCCGATCGGGGTGTTCCGCGCGGTCGAGCGCCCGTCCTACGACGAGCTGCTCGCCAAGCAGCTCACGGACGCCACGGCGGGATCCACCGGCACACCGGAGCAGATGCTGACCGACCTGCTGCACAGCGGGGACACCTGGGCGATCCTCTGA
- a CDS encoding 2-oxoacid:acceptor oxidoreductase subunit alpha, producing MDTATKRVERLDRVVIRFAGDSGDGMQLTGDRFTSETAQLGNDISTLPNFPAEIRAPAGTLPGVSSFQVHFADYDILTPGDAPNVLVAMNPAALKANLSDLPAGADIIVNTDEFTKRNLAKVGYAVSPLDDGSLDGYAVHPVGLTSMTVGALAELNVPKKDAERAKNMFALGLLSWMYSRPYSSTLRFLERKFAKRPDLVAANIAAFRAGWNFGETTEDFSVRYEVKPARMVPGTYRNITGNAALALGLVAASVRSKLPLFLGAYPITPASDILHELSKHKRFGITTMQAEDEIAAVGAALGASYGGALGVTTTSGPGVALKGETISLAIALELPLVIVDVQRAGPSTGMPTKTEQADLNMALYGRHGEAPLAVIAPKSPSDCFHAALEAARIALTYRTPVILLSDNYVANGSEPWLLPDVAELPDLSVEFATEPNGEDGKFLPYLRDPETLARPWAVPGTAGLEHRIGGLEKADRTGDISYDPANHDFMVRTRAARIEAIEVPDVAVEDPDDNARVLVLGWGSTYGPIGAACRALRHRGLPIAQAHLRHLSPLPANLGTVLKSYDKVVIPEMNLGQLAHVIRARYLVDAVPFNQVSGLPFTAATLEHMLEDVVKNG from the coding sequence ATCGACACAGCGACCAAACGGGTCGAGCGGCTCGATCGGGTGGTGATCCGATTTGCGGGGGACTCTGGCGACGGCATGCAGCTCACGGGTGACCGATTCACCTCCGAGACTGCCCAACTCGGCAACGACATCTCCACGTTGCCGAACTTCCCCGCGGAGATCCGTGCTCCAGCCGGCACGCTGCCGGGCGTGTCGAGCTTCCAGGTGCACTTCGCGGACTACGACATCCTGACCCCCGGCGACGCGCCCAACGTGCTCGTCGCGATGAACCCGGCGGCGCTCAAGGCCAACCTGAGCGACCTGCCCGCGGGCGCGGACATCATCGTCAACACCGACGAGTTCACCAAGCGCAACCTCGCCAAGGTGGGGTACGCGGTGAGCCCCCTCGACGACGGCTCCCTCGACGGCTACGCGGTGCACCCGGTGGGGCTGACCTCCATGACGGTCGGCGCCCTGGCCGAGCTGAACGTGCCGAAGAAGGACGCCGAGCGCGCGAAGAACATGTTCGCCCTGGGCCTGCTCTCGTGGATGTACTCCCGGCCGTACTCCTCGACGCTGCGCTTCCTGGAACGCAAGTTCGCCAAGCGCCCCGACCTGGTCGCGGCGAACATCGCGGCGTTCCGGGCGGGCTGGAACTTCGGCGAGACGACCGAGGACTTCTCGGTCCGCTACGAGGTCAAGCCGGCCCGGATGGTGCCCGGCACGTACCGGAACATCACCGGCAACGCGGCGCTGGCGCTCGGGCTGGTCGCCGCGAGTGTGCGGTCGAAGCTGCCGCTGTTCCTCGGCGCGTACCCGATCACCCCGGCCTCGGACATCCTGCACGAGCTGAGCAAGCACAAGCGGTTCGGCATCACGACGATGCAGGCCGAGGACGAGATCGCCGCGGTCGGTGCGGCCCTGGGCGCCTCGTACGGTGGGGCGCTGGGTGTCACCACCACCTCGGGCCCCGGCGTGGCGCTCAAGGGCGAGACGATCTCCCTGGCCATCGCGCTGGAGCTGCCGCTGGTGATCGTCGACGTGCAGCGCGCCGGGCCGTCCACCGGCATGCCGACCAAGACCGAGCAGGCCGACCTCAACATGGCCCTGTACGGCCGCCACGGCGAGGCTCCGCTCGCGGTGATCGCCCCGAAGTCGCCGTCCGACTGCTTCCACGCCGCGCTGGAGGCCGCCCGGATCGCCCTGACCTACCGGACCCCGGTCATCCTGCTCTCGGACAACTACGTGGCGAACGGCTCCGAGCCGTGGCTGCTGCCCGACGTCGCCGAGCTGCCGGACCTGAGCGTCGAGTTCGCAACCGAGCCTAACGGCGAGGACGGCAAGTTCCTGCCGTACCTGCGGGACCCGGAGACGCTGGCCCGGCCGTGGGCGGTGCCCGGCACCGCGGGGCTGGAGCACCGCATCGGCGGTCTGGAGAAGGCGGACCGGACCGGCGACATCTCGTACGACCCGGCGAACCACGACTTCATGGTGCGTACCCGGGCCGCCCGGATCGAGGCCATCGAGGTGCCCGACGTCGCGGTCGAGGACCCGGACGACAACGCCCGGGTGCTGGTGCTCGGCTGGGGCTCCACGTACGGGCCGATCGGCGCCGCCTGCCGGGCCCTGCGCCACCGCGGCCTGCCCATCGCCCAGGCGCACCTGCGGCACCTCAGCCCACTGCCCGCCAACCTGGGCACGGTGCTGAAGTCGTACGACAAGGTGGTGATTCCGGAGATGAATCTGGGCCAGCTCGCCCACGTCATCCGGGCGAGGTACCTGGTCGACGCGGTTCCCTTCAACCAGGTCAGCGGCCTGCCGTTCACGGCCGCGACGCTGGAGCACATGCTCGAGGACGTGGTCAAGAATGGCTAG
- a CDS encoding lytic transglycosylase domain-containing protein: protein MGSSGAAPSDPVPGLTGAEPDTPRPGPVGDKLRTGLGDRGADGPVKPADGAAFAKADGTTPPDPAVSGNSDTPGEAADKVAGNDEPARDDDEPAANKGEPAANKGEPAGNKGEPAGNKDRPAAKIDSAEAKGGTADQATGDKAPGDAGDPPTAAAVAAASKGRATRVLRHANPVRVARAAGRRTSAWARRPSGRLILPAAIAALLMGAAGTAGVYLVPKALPAAPSPSATPGFPLDQGGAVPSVSVPAGVPGSVATLPSSTGPAFPVVTGARPADALAGWAQQVGTRVGIPVVAVQAYGYAELVVARTTPSCHLNWTTLAAIAEVESAHGSAHGAVLGADGSVQPPIHGLPLDGKGGRQLIKDTDQGVLDGDATYDRAIGPLQFIPSTWKENAVDADNSGLADPNDIDDAALTAAAYLCRNGRDLSKADAWWDAILSYNAVRPYAQKVFDAANTYGQRSRV from the coding sequence GTGGGCAGCTCCGGAGCCGCCCCGAGCGATCCCGTCCCGGGCCTCACCGGGGCCGAGCCCGATACGCCCCGCCCCGGCCCGGTCGGCGACAAGCTCCGGACCGGCCTAGGCGACCGTGGCGCCGATGGCCCGGTCAAGCCCGCTGACGGTGCGGCGTTCGCCAAAGCGGACGGCACCACACCCCCAGACCCCGCCGTTTCCGGCAATAGCGACACTCCCGGCGAAGCCGCCGACAAGGTCGCCGGGAACGACGAACCGGCTCGCGATGACGACGAGCCGGCCGCGAACAAGGGCGAGCCAGCCGCGAACAAGGGCGAGCCGGCCGGGAACAAGGGCGAGCCAGCCGGGAACAAGGACAGACCGGCCGCGAAGATCGACTCGGCCGAGGCGAAGGGCGGAACGGCAGACCAGGCCACCGGCGACAAGGCGCCGGGTGACGCGGGCGATCCGCCCACCGCCGCCGCCGTGGCGGCCGCCTCCAAGGGCCGCGCCACCCGTGTGCTGCGCCACGCCAACCCGGTCCGGGTTGCCCGCGCCGCCGGACGCCGTACCTCCGCCTGGGCCCGGCGCCCCAGCGGCCGGCTCATCCTGCCCGCCGCCATCGCCGCGCTGCTCATGGGTGCCGCCGGCACGGCGGGCGTCTACCTGGTGCCGAAGGCCCTGCCCGCGGCGCCGTCGCCGAGCGCGACCCCGGGGTTCCCGCTCGACCAGGGCGGCGCCGTGCCGTCCGTGAGCGTCCCGGCGGGCGTCCCGGGCAGCGTGGCCACGCTGCCCAGTAGCACGGGGCCGGCGTTTCCCGTGGTCACGGGGGCCCGGCCGGCGGACGCACTGGCGGGCTGGGCGCAGCAGGTGGGCACCCGGGTGGGCATCCCGGTGGTGGCCGTGCAGGCGTACGGGTACGCGGAGCTGGTGGTGGCCCGGACGACGCCGAGCTGCCACCTCAACTGGACGACCCTGGCCGCGATCGCCGAAGTGGAGTCGGCGCACGGTAGCGCGCACGGCGCGGTGCTCGGCGCGGACGGTTCGGTGCAGCCACCGATCCACGGGCTGCCGCTGGACGGCAAGGGCGGCCGCCAGCTGATCAAGGACACCGACCAGGGCGTGCTCGACGGGGACGCGACATACGACCGGGCGATCGGACCGCTGCAGTTCATCCCGTCCACCTGGAAGGAGAACGCGGTCGACGCCGACAACAGCGGACTCGCCGATCCGAACGACATCGACGACGCGGCGCTGACCGCGGCGGCGTACCTGTGCCGCAACGGCCGGGACCTGTCCAAGGCGGACGCGTGGTGGGATGCGATCCTGTCGTACAACGCGGTGCGGCCGTACGCGCAGAAGGTCTTCGACGCGGCGAACACGTACGGCCAGCGAAGCCGCGTCTAA
- a CDS encoding GNAT family N-acetyltransferase, with the protein MRVREWDPRAASPGEIRSLVETLNAVLAADLPDDPPWQDVQVREYLAETMPGERRICWVAEDDRLPEGESRVYGHVSILLLGDIGVLEVLVHPALRRRGLGRQLVGVAARRAYLEGFSSIGVEVIGDTPAIGFYESVGFEREYAETRSVLTLSKVDWEALGSMSNGIAHGYRIEYHPGGPPEELLEAYAQAKQEAPDDDNDLDLAPRSSDPQRLRDSLQTLHKRGLKPYIVLAVHEATGVVAGLTEVVVPAQHPERADQYDTIVVRAHRGHGIDRAIKARMLFELRTAEPGLLEVQTWNARHNESMIKVNAELGFQLDRDWYEYGADVAQLVQTLEPKD; encoded by the coding sequence GTGAGGGTGCGTGAGTGGGATCCCCGGGCCGCGTCGCCGGGGGAGATCCGATCGCTCGTGGAGACGCTGAACGCGGTGCTGGCCGCGGACCTCCCCGACGATCCACCGTGGCAGGACGTGCAGGTCAGGGAGTATCTGGCCGAGACGATGCCCGGTGAGCGCCGGATCTGCTGGGTGGCCGAGGACGACCGCCTCCCCGAGGGCGAGAGCCGGGTGTACGGCCACGTCAGCATCCTGCTGCTGGGCGACATCGGCGTCCTGGAGGTACTGGTCCATCCGGCCTTACGCCGCCGCGGTCTGGGACGGCAGCTCGTCGGGGTGGCCGCGCGCCGCGCGTACCTGGAGGGCTTCTCGTCCATCGGGGTCGAGGTGATCGGCGACACCCCGGCCATCGGGTTCTACGAGTCCGTCGGCTTCGAGCGCGAGTACGCGGAGACCCGCAGCGTCCTCACCCTCTCCAAGGTGGACTGGGAGGCGCTGGGGTCGATGAGCAACGGCATCGCGCACGGCTACCGCATCGAGTATCACCCGGGTGGCCCGCCGGAGGAGCTGCTGGAGGCGTACGCGCAGGCGAAGCAGGAGGCCCCGGACGACGACAACGACCTGGACCTGGCGCCCCGGTCGTCGGATCCGCAGCGGCTACGCGACAGCCTGCAGACGTTGCACAAACGGGGGCTGAAGCCGTACATCGTGCTGGCGGTGCACGAGGCCACCGGGGTGGTGGCGGGTCTCACCGAGGTGGTGGTTCCGGCGCAGCACCCGGAGCGGGCGGACCAGTACGACACCATCGTGGTCCGCGCCCACCGCGGGCACGGCATCGACCGGGCGATCAAGGCGCGCATGCTGTTCGAGCTGCGGACCGCCGAGCCGGGGTTGCTGGAGGTCCAGACCTGGAACGCGCGGCACAACGAATCGATGATCAAGGTTAACGCCGAGTTGGGCTTCCAGCTGGACCGTGACTGGTATGAATATGGCGCCGATGTTGCGCAACTGGTACAGACCTTAGAACCCAAGGACTGA